TGAGCGGGTTAATTACGCGCGCGATGCCAGCGCCACCGCTTCCACCTCCACCTTGAGCCCAAAGTGCAGCGGGCCGGTGGGCACCACCGCGCGCGCCGGCCGCGCTGCGCCCGCCCACGCGGCGTAGATCGCGTTGAAGACAGGCCAGTTGTCGATGCTGTCGACATAGACGCGCACCTGCACCAGCGCACCGATGCTGCTGCCGCCTGCTACCAGCGCGGCTTCGACGTTGGCCAGCACTTGCATGGCCTGCTCGGCGAATGGCGCGTCGGCCAGCTTGCGGCCGTCCGGCGTGATCGGCAGTTGCCCCGAGATGAAGACCATGCCGTTGGCGACGGTGGCGTGGCTGTAGTGTCCGCCCGGGGTGGCCAGGGTGTCCGGGGAGATCGTCCGGATCGTGCAGATCGTGCGGTCGCTTGTGTCGGGGTTACCAGCCATGCAGTCGGCTCCATTCGGTGGTCTCGCCGTCGGCGGCGAGCGCGTGGTAC
This genomic window from Cupriavidus sp. P-10 contains:
- a CDS encoding RidA family protein translates to MAGNPDTSDRTICTIRTISPDTLATPGGHYSHATVANGMVFISGQLPITPDGRKLADAPFAEQAMQVLANVEAALVAGGSSIGALVQVRVYVDSIDNWPVFNAIYAAWAGAARPARAVVPTGPLHFGLKVEVEAVALASRA